The genomic interval GGGTGAACTGATTTACATGGGCGCCATGGAAAAGCCGATAGATCCGCTGGCCGTGGCCTGGTACCAGCTTTTCGACAATTCTTTTATCCACACCTCGGTGATGTTCCGGAAAAGCGTCGTGCTAGGCGAGCTTGGAGGATACCGCTGGTCGGACATTTGCGCCGACTACGACCTGTGGATGCGGATGATCGAAAAGGGGCTCGAATTGCGCAGCCTGCCTCAAATACTTGTGGACTACCGCAACCATCCAACGTCCATCATCGGCGAAGTGCGGGCGGAGAAAAAGGAAAAACTTGAGACCGCCGCCCGGGAACGGCGTGAAGTGGCCATCCGTTGCGCCGCCTCTGTGGCGGGGTGGACGATAACCGGCGATGAGGCGGACATCCTCCAAGGTTTCATCCATGGATTTGACCCTCAAAAGGCCGCAAGGTTTATCGCAACGTTCGAAACAGCCCTGCAAAGGTTTAGGGCGCATAATGCGCAAGCCGCCGGGATCGAAAACTTCCGGCTTGTGGTGGCGGAGCAATATTGCACCGTGGCGTACAAGATTCTGGCCGAGGACAGGGCTCTGGCGGCCAGAATATTGATGAAAGGGAT from Nitrospinota bacterium carries:
- a CDS encoding glycosyltransferase, whose amino-acid sequence is MESETSVTVLMPVYNAGKYLRGAIESILGQTHADFEFLIINDGSTDGSADVARSYNDSRIRFVENERNMGMVATLNRGLALATHELVARMDGDDISHPERLARQVERFCAPGGEKLALLGTMCRQIGPEGELIYMGAMEKPIDPLAVAWYQLFDNSFIHTSVMFRKSVVLGELGGYRWSDICADYDLWMRMIEKGLELRSLPQILVDYRNHPTSIIGEVRAEKKEKLETAARERREVAIRCAASVAGWTITGDEADILQGFIHGFDPQKAARFIATFETALQRFRAHNAQAAGIENFRLVVAEQYCTVAYKILAEDRALAARILMKGIGFHTPVALRLPWGRIASLALFGEKARKMFGKARAAARKALD